From Trichoderma atroviride chromosome 1, complete sequence, one genomic window encodes:
- a CDS encoding uncharacterized protein (EggNog:ENOG41), with amino-acid sequence MGSGSSKSVHHQAIRDREDDNPLSEAALARRAEDIRRYRFPIESPVDKVIPFEYTASISPDSPPLLPTLPPELIGNLVSLLDNRSIKNLRLTCRHFSAIKLRISRVFLSANPLNIRVLRSIADHDVYRQGIVELIYDDARLYHSRTDQGDNALVRDTNWVDFDRPMTTLEWFQGERDLNLGDLEHRESTDEPNRPKDLRVYRQVHAELSLEESWAYYQELLRQQDDVIARGADVEAFRYALQQFPALQTVTVTPAAHGWLFTPLYETPMIRAFPYGFNYPIPRGWPVTRCGENSERLAPWEESKTRWRGYCLLTKVLAQERQHHRVSELRIDSHLLQSGLSCRLFEQSSQEYLDFITCLQHPNMKKLHLSLYVDFHWTAFRRNLLRNALAKTSQLEHFSLETGMDHTSYDPNDDDNHAWPPGLKAFLPVNCWTGLQHFRLWNVPVNSTDLISTLSQLPALQSLELGFLFLQPGTQHELLEKMRDTLRWHERLTHPKIRFAVPIPFDLVQGRAIWIDEEVEKFLYRGGENPFEDIGYDEVCYDMGVIKDAYDPEYERPCIHPRKRVELLQSNAYN; translated from the exons ATGGGAAGCGGCTCATCAAAATCTGTACATCACCAGGCCATACGAGATCGCGAAGATGATAACCCTTTGTCAGAAGCCGCCTTAGCTAGGAGAGCCGAGGACATACGCCGCTATCGGTTTCCCATTGAGTCGCCAGTCGACAAAGTTATCCCATTCGAGTACACGGCCTCCATATCGCCAG attctcctcctcttttaCCCACGCTGCCCCCCGAGCTCATTGGGAATCTAGTGAGCCTTCTAGACAACCGCTCAATCAAGAATCTACGCTTGACTTGCAGGCATTTCAGCGCCATCAAGTTACGCATCAGCCGtgtctttctctctgcaAACCCACTCAATATTCGCGTTCTTCGCTCTATTGCCGACCATGATGTGTATCGCCAGGGCATTGTCGAGCTTATTTATGACGATGCGCGCTTATACCATTCCCGTACTGATCAAGGCGACAATGCGCTTGTCAGAGACACAAATTGGGTGGATTTTGATAGGCCAATGACGACGTTGGAGTGGTTCCAGGGAGAACGGGATCTGAATCTCGGTGATTTAGAGCACCGCGAAAGCACAGACGAGCCAAATCGCCCCAAAGATCTTAGAGTATATCGTCAAGTACATGCCGAATTATCGCTAGAAGAATCATGGGCTTATTACCAAGAGTTACTACGTCAGCAAGACGACGTCATTGCTCGTGGAGCTGACGTTGAAGCTTTTCGATATGCCTTGCAGCAGTTTCCCGCCCTGCAAACAGTCACGGTTACACCAGCTGCTCACGGGTGGCTATTCACTCCGCTCTACGAGACTCCCATGATCCGGGCTTTCCCCTATGGATTCAATTATCCAATTCCACGCGGCTGGCCAGTTACTCGTTGTGGAGAAAATAGCGAAAGACTCGCGCCATGGGAAGAGTCAAAAACGCGGTGGCGCGGCTATTGCCTACTTACAAAGGTTTTGGCTCAGGAACGACAGCATCATCGCGTCTCTGAACTTCGCATTGACTCTCACCTTCTTCAATCCGGCCTTAGTTGCCGCCTCTTCGAGCAGTCATCCCAGGAGTATTTAGATTTCATCACTTGCCTCCAACACCCCAATATGAAAAAGTTGCATCTGTCCCTTTATGTGGACTTTCATTGGACAGCTTTTCGCCGCAACCTCTTGCGAAACGCCTTGGCAAAAACTTCACAGCTAGAGCATTTCAGCCTAGAAACTGGCATGGACCATACCAGCTACGATCCCAACGATGATGACAACCATGCATGGCCGCCAGGATTGAAAGCGTTTCTTCCTGTTAATTGCTGGACAGGGCTACAGCATTTTCGGTTATGGAACGTTCCAGTGAATTCCACTGATTTGATCTCAACTCTCTCACAGCTCCCTGCATTACAGTCACTTGAACTGGGGTTTTTATTCTTACAACCTGGAACCCAGCATGAGTTACTCGAAAAAATGCGCGACACTCTGCGTTGGCATGAGCGACTCACGCATCCCAAAATCAGATTTGCTGTACCTATTCCCTTTGATCTTGTTCAAGGGCGCGCCATTTGGATTGACGAAGAAGTTGAGAAGTTCTTGTATCGTGGTGGCGAGAACCCCTTTGAGGATATAGGATACGATGAGGTTTGCTATGATATGGGAGTTATAAAAGATGCATACGATCCAGAGTACGAGAGGCCTTGTATACATCCTAGAAAGCGAGTGGAGCTTCTGCAGAGCAATGCATATAATTGA
- a CDS encoding uncharacterized protein (EggNog:ENOG41) yields MATYKLVPNCTVDDAVGLANSNMAAFYGEPWWNMNWDKPLDAIIESATARMPTNLLKDRDARRHQKVIDTATGQVVGYARWILPASHADSWLEAQVPDVNEQDKARFQAAYEAADWAIRPEVENSDDLVTEQFHKHAPKGPYIKLDYLGVHPDHHRRGIGSMLVKSGVEQGNQLGIDLYMMAMGQKAVDMYTKQGFEELDSLKQDMAQWGRQGSYDTWILVKHPEIK; encoded by the exons atggctaCATATAAGCTTGTGCCCAATTGCACGGTAGACGATGCCGTCGGTCTGGCAAATTCCAACATGGCAGCTTTTTACGGCGAGCCTTGGTGGAACATGAATTGGGACAAGCCACTCGATGCAATTATCGAATCTGCTACAGCCAGAATGCCCACCAATCTCCTGAAAGACAGAGACGCAAGACGGCACCAGAAAGTCATCGACACGGCAACTGGCCAGGTTGTCGGTTATGCTCGATGGATACTACCGGCATCGCATGCAGATTCCTGGCTTGAGGCCCAAGTCCCAGACGTGAATGAGCAGGATAAGGCTCGCTTCCAGGCAGCCTACGAGGCAGCCGACTGGGCCATCCGACCCGAGGTTGAGAATTCGGATGATCTCGTTACTGAGCAATTCCATAAGCATGCCCCTAAAGGGCCTTATATAA AGCTCGATTACCTGGGAGTGCATCCCGACCATCATCGCCGAGGGATCGGCAGCATGCTTGTCAAGTCTGGTGTAGAACAAGGCAATCAACTAGGAATCGACCTGTATATGATGGCCATGGGGCAGAAAGCAGTCGACATGTATACGAAACAGGGCTTTGAGGAGCTGGATAGTCTAAAACAAGACATGGCTCAATGGGGCCGCCAGGGGAGTTACGATACTTGGATCTTGGTAAAGCATCCCGAGATCAAGTAA
- a CDS encoding uncharacterized protein (EggNog:ENOG41), with product MVSRHLSFVNISRPDEGQSKRTKALVRRHVMADVGRSRRKKAKYKIIPLQVATTNTSPDTIPAITEAAESPPLVRMPPSFQTFLIGRDARASELITFMTAEADYVYRPFRTSWFRIGLSDTTAFDLWLAQAMVIRNGVFHEPHALNYESNYLDTSEASRYYCKSLHQLALRLNNREDCTSDGVIATIMGFICVDTRVENWERYTVHMDGLERIYHLRHGFDASDSEIPLMTFWVDLMGASMLDRYPRFPIPRQLADSRRINKDDIPQTLRALLHHAEQVAPQGGRIYTMLRMMAPVIAMANRNFHNTLFWTEPAVLVEVLGVVSHFALSVPKCPEDDAQTDYPVFVVQRMVQLACLMILSELKRLASFHWADIGPLCDRFVILLQESSHEIPMELKKLRFWAIVTAYSLARPEFRDSLLVEARRSMSDLSIHSSEQVIGQMKDILWLESIDPIILESIFVSGNGQLQLSA from the exons ATGGTTTCCAGACATCTGTCCTTTGTCAACATCTCTCGTCCCGACGAGGGCCAGAGCAAGCGCACCAAGGCATTAGTTCGTCGGCATGTCATGGCAGATGTCGGCCGTTCAAGGCGTAAAAAGGCAAAGTACAAGATTATACCCCTCCAGGTTGCTACCACGAATACTTCGCCAGACACTATACCGGCGATTACCGAAGCAGCCGAATCGCCCCCCCTCGTGAGGATGCCGCCATCGTTCCAAACGTTTCTCATCGGCCGTGATGCTCGTGCTTCAGAGCTTATTACTTTCA TGACAGCTGAAGCTGACTATGTATACCGACCGTTTCGGACGTCGTGGTTTCGCATCGGTCTCTCTGATACAACCGCATTCGACTTGTGGCTCGCGCAAGCAATGGTAATTCGAAATGGGGTTTTCCATGAACCGCATGCCCTCAACTATGAGTCAAATTATCTGGATACCTCTGAAGCAAGTAGATACTACTGCAAGTCGCTGCACCAGCTGGCTCTTCGACTCAACAATCGCGAAGATTGTACAAGTGATGGCGTTATAGCGACCATCATGGGATTTATTTGTGTCGAT ACTCGTGTCGAAAACTGGGAGCGATATACGGTGCATATGGATGGCCTGGAGCGAATatatcatcttcgtcatggATTTGATGCTTCAGACAGCGAAATCCCGCTGATGACGTTCTG GGTTGATTTAATGGGTGCATCCATGCTCGACCGCTACCCGAGATTCCCCATCCCAAGGCAGCTGGCCGATTCCCGGAGGATAAACAAAGACGATATTCCTCAGACGCTGCGTGCTTTGCTTCACCATGCCGAGCAAGTGGCTCCTCAAGGCGGACGGATATACACCATGCTACGGATGATGGCACCAGTTATTGCCATGGCGAACCGCAATTTTCACAACACCCTGTTCTGGACCGAACCAGCCGTTTTGGTCGAAGTACTCGGCGTCGTCAGCCATTTTGCGCTATCCGTGCCAAAATGTCCCGAAGACGATGCGCAAACGGATTATCCTGTCTTTGTGGTACAGAGAATGGTACAGCTTGCATGTCTGATGATCCTATCAGAGCTCAAACGACTTGCATCTTTCCACTGGGCAGACATCGGTCCTCTCTGTGATCGCTTCGTGATCCTGTTGCAGGAATCTTCTCACGAAATACCTATGGAGCTAAAAAAGCTGCGATTTTGGGCCATTGTGACAGCATATTCCCTGGCGCGGCCCGAATTTCGAGACTCGTTGCTTGTCGAAGCGAGGCGGTCAATGAGTGACCTCAGCATCCACTCTTCTGAGCAAGTGATTGGGCAAATGAAGGATATTTTGTGGCTAGAAAGTATTGATCCAATCATACTAGAGAGCATATTTGTATCCGGCAATGGGCAGTTACAATTGTCCGCCTAG
- a CDS encoding mitochondrial 54S ribosomal protein mL40, with protein MASSTSITGLFSRLSLLSRNTTTATMKTATTTPTPRLFSTTSSFLARKAPPPASGGSAPKAARRNRQAPKSENFFRIRTLRRNMFSPAPPPLRMARLRYLRHWTIHRAWQLFRRKQHEAIDKERSRMHAGMYNACEELRKTVGPGSRGEGYLYRVAMEKKGVYGLEGVPIEYARFQTDSPAKEAWNHEWKR; from the coding sequence ATGGCTTCCTCCACGTCCATCACCGGGCTCTTCAGCCGgctctccctcctctcacgaaacaccaccaccgcaaCCATGAagacagcaacaacaacaccaaccCCACGCCTCTTCTCAACAACCTCCTCCTTCCTTGCCCGCAAGGCCCCTCCCCCAGCATCCGGCGGCTCTGCCCCCAAAGCCGCCCGCCGCAACCGCCAAGCCCCCAAATCCGAAAACTTCTTCCGCATCCGCACGCTGCGCCGCAACATGTTCTCGCCGGCCCCTCCCCCGCTGCGCATGGCCCGCCTGCGATACCTGCGCCACTGGACCATCCACCGCGCCTGGCAGCTCTTCCGCCGGAAGCAGCACGAGGCCATTGACAAGGAGCGGAGCAGGATGCACGCGGGCATGTACAACGCCTGCGAGGAGCTGCGGAAGACGGTTGGGCCTGGGTCCAGGGGCGAGGGGTACCTGTACCGAGTtgcgatggagaagaagggcgttTATGGGCTCGAAGGTGTGCCGATAGAGTATGCGAGGTTCCAGACGGATAGTCCGGCGAAGGAGGCGTGGAATCACGAGTGGAAGAGGTAG
- a CDS encoding uncharacterized protein (EggNog:ENOG41~SECRETED:SignalP(1-17)~TransMembrane:1 (n3-11c17/18o187-212i)): protein MRLSSIAALALSGSALAASQRECFAQHSQELVEFSDCGNPTNLEFCLSQITSSDISDVEACYSNAGCSAAQAISEAKYALRRCDEFAKIGDLKKRYRGVPEGIEKTVAARDPVAAPAPTLWARSGSLECLATSTVKTESCDIQTDKGVLRTLTCVPTEVAKSACAPGLMCSMDSQGSTVCMKKQDSLGVGGIIIAIAFGAFIVIGITFLTFACCRERRHQKQLEARAEATALARAQTKKARAAEARAPLMRQEGGDPFTDRAQS, encoded by the coding sequence atgagACTCTCCTCTAttgccgccctcgccctcaGCGGCAGCGCCCTCGCCGCCTCGCAGCGAGAATGTTTCGCCCAGCACAGCCAGGAACTGGTCGAGTTCTCTGACTGCGGCAACCCTACCAACCTCGAATTCTGCCTCTCACAAATCACCAGCTCCGACATCAGCGACGTCGAGGCCTGCTACTCAAACGCCGGATGCTCAGCCGCCCAGGCCATCTCCGAGGCCAAATACGCACTTCGAAGATGCGACGAGTTTGCCAAGATTGGAGACCTGAAGAAGCGATACCGCGGCGTGCCCGAGGGCATTGAGAAGACGGTGGCTGCCCGAGATCCCGTCGCCGCCCCGGCACCGACCCTCTGGGCTCGCTCTGGCTCGCTCGAGTGTCTCGCCACCTCCACAGTCAAGACGGAGTCCTGCGACATCCAGACTGATAAGGGTGTCCTCAGGACCCTCACCTGCGTGCCCACCGAAGTCGCCAAGAGCGCCTGTGCCCCCGGCCTCATGTGCTCCATGGACAGCCAAGGCAGCACCGTCTgcatgaagaagcaggacAGCCTCGGCGTTggtggcatcatcatcgccatcgcctttggcgccttcatcgtcatcggcaTCACCTTCCTGACCTTTGCCTGCTGCCGCGAGCGCCGCCACcagaagcagctcgaggccCGTGCCGAGGCCACCGCTCTCGCTCGCGCCCAGACAAAGAAGGCCCGCGCCGCCGAAGCCCGCGCTCCTTTGATGCGCCAAGAGGGAGGTGACCCCTTCACCGACCGAGCTCAGTCTTAG
- a CDS encoding uncharacterized protein (EggNog:ENOG41) has protein sequence MPLVVPGIMTNPEDKTQEWANKLVGKTFSESESNETMFCKKDLPETHRIIKPGQPVTRDFRPERLNVHLKEDGSVSHVVHG, from the exons ATGCCTCTTGTCGTACCCGGCATCATGACCAACCCCGAGGACAAGACCCAGGAATGGGCCAACAAGCTCGTCGGAAAGACATTTTCGGAGTCTGAATCTAATGAGACT ATGTTCTGCAAGAAAGACCTGCCGGAGACGCATCGCATCATCAAGCCCGGGCAGCCTGTGACCCGGGACTTCAGGCCGGAGAGACTGAACGTTCACTTGAAGGAGGATGGATCGGTGTCGCATGTCGTTCATGGTTAG
- a CDS encoding uncharacterized protein (BUSCO:EOG092D4380) yields the protein MFKKDLQGAPKQKLKSSAQRALRQSLLATYPLLTPYIEEILPKKGSLASMKLPDRNTLYVLDSVPLFYQNDGSDLLPHLKLVHRFPQAFPSIRIDRGAIRFVLSGATLMAPGLTSAGGRLPVDGAKPLEEGKEMEQSIVEDGRWSRELAKGEPVVIMAEGKEEACAVGTLAAGTDEVKAKGKGPVVEDAHYLGDGLWNLSTA from the exons ATGTTCAAAAAAGA ccTCCAAGGCGCTCCCAAGCAAAAGCTCAAATCCTCCGCCCAGCGCGCGCTGCGCCAGTCCCTCCTCGCCACGTACCCGCTCCTGACGCCCTACATCGAAGAGATCCTCCCCAAGAAGGGCTCCCTCGCGAGCATGAAGCTGCCCGACCGAAACACCCTCTACGTGCTCGACTCCGTGCCGCTCTTCTACCAGAATGACGGGTCCGACCTGCTGCCGCACCTGAAACTCGTGCACCGCTTCCCGCAGGCGTTTCCTAGCATCCGGATCGATCGCGGAGCTATTCGCTTTGTGCTTTCTGGCGCGACGCTGATGGCGCCGGGGTTGACGTCCGCGGGGGGCAGATTGCCCGTCGATGGGGCAAAGCCGCTCGAGGAGGGGAAAGAAATGGAGCAGAGCATTGTGGAGGATGGACGGTGGAGCAGGGAGCTGGCCAAGGGAGAGCCGGTGGTGATTATGGCAGAGGGCAAGGAGGAGGCGTGTGCGGTTGGCACGCTGGCTGCCGGGACGGACGAGGTCAAGGCGAAGGGCAAGGGACCGGTGGTGGAGGATGCGCATTACTTGGGAGATGGGCTGTGGAATTTAAGCACGGCATGA
- a CDS encoding uncharacterized protein (EggNog:ENOG41), translated as MVNWQIASFSVSTSAAGETSDALYANGRMQVLVNIQIKAIVPDSDSSSTPYTLSKHELDSIRLMDYFTHAELANHGNGWVWSTKKSPFAGSLYSTGMAEFQAEADSQLVQLWVSSTISEKKSIGASIRQPDNTVVRTSDSSYNSYIVLKAEPAIDYTYPENVGFEQEKAGSGHYKIDFVGISDPSRRWDQVNYYLTTKNHHLLYSETNSYEVYKHHNPYSDEHLECCYAGQVRTDVDGSLSLFFLWKNPLGTKASKPRVGLKSVVNGLLASGPWTAEAFADITVNDKKNSVCLSYLNFRDTPMQVINRLWPVTWGTVAKITVYDVHGNKGTFKASHTDENDGVVIHNDN; from the coding sequence ATGGTCAATTGGCAAATCGCTTCTTTTTCGGTCTCGACAAGCGCGGCCGGAGAAACATCCGACGCCCTCTATGCCAACGGCCGGATGCAGGTGCTGGTGAACATTCAGATCAAGGCAATCGTTCCCGACAgcgatagcagcagcactccTTACACCTTGTCCAAGCATGAGCTCGACTCCATCCGTCTGATGGACTACTTTACTCACGCCGAACTTGCCAATCACGGAAACGGCTGGGTGTGGAGCACAAAGAAGTCACCGTTTGCCGGCAGTCTATATTCTACGGGCATGGCTGAGTTCCAGGCAGAGGCCGACAGTCAGCTGGTACAGCTTTGGGTCTCGAGTACAATctcagagaagaaaagcatcGGCGCCAGTATCAGGCAACCCGACAATACCGTGGTCAGGACCAGCGATTCCTCGTATAATTCCTACATTGTGTTGAAAGCGGAACCAGCTATCGACTACACCTATCCCGAAAATGTCGGGTTCGAGCAAGAGAAGGCTGGTTCTGGGCATTACAAAATTGATTTTGTAGGAATATCTGATCCCAGTCGTCGCTGGGATCAGGTCAATTATTATCTAACTACAAAAAACCACCATCTCCTGTACAGCGAGACCAACAGCTATGAGGTATATAAGCACCACAACCCATATTCAGACGAGCATTTGGAATGCTGTTATGCTGGCCAGGTACGAACAGACGTGGACGGTAGCCtatcgctcttcttcctctggaAAAATCCCCTGGGCACAAAAGCATCCAAGCCCAGAGTAGGGCTGAAGAGCGTTGTGAATGGCCTGTTGGCGTCGGGTCCATGGACAGCCGAAGCGTTTGCAGACATCACGGTCAATGATAAAAAGAATAGTGTCTGCCTCAGCTATTTGAATTTTCGCGATACTCCCATGCAAGTTATAAATCGACTGTGGCCAGTGACTTGGGGGACGGTGGCCAAAATAACTGTCTACGATGTTCATGGGAATAAGGGTACTTTCAAAGCATCGCACACCGACGAAAATGACGGTGTTGTTATCCATAATGATAACTGA